A section of the Prochlorococcus sp. MIT 1341 genome encodes:
- the fabZ gene encoding 3-hydroxyacyl-ACP dehydratase FabZ — MGLLPHRYPFALVDRVIEHEPGKRAVAIKNVSINEPQFQGHFPERPLMPGVLIVEAMAQVGGLIVTQMPDLPKGLFVFAGIDGVRFRRPVVPGDQLRISCELLSLKRKRFGKVQAEATVDSQLVCSGNLMFSLVD; from the coding sequence ATGGGACTTTTGCCCCATAGATACCCTTTTGCCTTAGTTGATCGAGTTATTGAACATGAGCCCGGTAAACGTGCTGTGGCTATTAAAAATGTGAGTATTAATGAACCTCAGTTTCAAGGTCATTTCCCTGAGAGACCTCTGATGCCAGGGGTATTAATTGTTGAGGCAATGGCTCAAGTGGGGGGGTTAATTGTGACTCAGATGCCTGATCTTCCTAAGGGGCTTTTTGTTTTTGCTGGGATTGATGGTGTGCGATTTAGACGTCCTGTTGTGCCAGGCGATCAACTTAGAATTAGCTGTGAGTTACTAAGTCTTAAGCGAAAACGATTTGGCAAGGTTCAAGCCGAGGCAACTGTTGATAGTCAGCTTGTTTGCTCCGGGAATTTAATGTTCTCACTTGTCGACTGA
- the lpxC gene encoding UDP-3-O-acyl-N-acetylglucosamine deacetylase produces MTIWPADYQAPWTLAGVVTREGVGLHTGENCSLRLLPSSKAGFHVSWIDDQSNSTTLSTKQLRESALCTTLDFGSRKLATVEHLLAALGGCGLSHVEIQVSGEEVPILDGSALGWVQAIEEVGVIPAETPRRNQISLDAPLLFHRKTSVITATPSERFCLVAVIDFPQAAIGKQIFSIELTPEKFVKEIAPARTFGFLDNVEELRAAGLIQGASLENALVCDGKKWLNPPLRFSDEPVRHKLLDLIGDLSIVGFPKAQVIVYRGSHALHTDLATYLSNHYCDIS; encoded by the coding sequence GTGACTATTTGGCCTGCTGATTATCAAGCTCCTTGGACCCTTGCAGGTGTTGTCACTCGTGAAGGAGTTGGCCTTCATACAGGGGAGAATTGCTCGTTGAGGCTTTTGCCTTCTTCAAAGGCGGGCTTTCATGTCTCATGGATTGACGACCAAAGCAACTCAACAACTCTCTCTACTAAACAACTTAGAGAGAGTGCTCTTTGCACAACTCTTGATTTCGGCAGCCGTAAGTTGGCAACTGTGGAACACCTCTTAGCCGCTTTGGGAGGGTGTGGTCTTAGCCATGTGGAGATTCAAGTTTCTGGGGAGGAAGTTCCTATTTTGGATGGATCTGCCTTGGGTTGGGTTCAGGCTATTGAGGAGGTTGGCGTTATCCCTGCAGAAACTCCTAGAAGAAATCAAATATCTCTTGATGCTCCACTTCTTTTTCATAGGAAAACAAGTGTTATTACTGCTACCCCTTCCGAAAGATTTTGTTTGGTAGCTGTTATTGACTTTCCTCAGGCAGCTATAGGGAAGCAAATTTTTTCTATTGAGTTAACCCCAGAAAAATTTGTAAAAGAGATTGCTCCAGCAAGGACATTCGGTTTTTTGGATAATGTTGAAGAGCTGAGAGCAGCGGGCTTGATTCAAGGCGCATCTTTAGAAAATGCTTTGGTTTGTGATGGCAAAAAGTGGCTAAATCCTCCATTGAGATTCTCAGATGAGCCTGTAAGGCATAAGCTCTTGGACTTGATCGGTGATTTATCTATTGTTGGTTTCCCAAAAGCACAAGTAATTGTCTACAGGGGCTCTCATGCGCTTCACACCGATTTAGCTACTTATCTTTCCAACCACTACTGCGATATCTCTTGA